CTTCACGTCTCCGCTGCCCGGTTCGATGGCGACCTCGTTCAGCAACTTCCCGATCGCAACCGACTCTGCACCCGTGCATTCCTACAACATCTTCCTCGCGGCATTCGACAGCGCCGGAGCCTTGATTGGCTACAAGGAAGCCGATTTGACCTACAGCATCCTGTCCCAGGCGAATCCGAGCATGACGCTTACGGCCAGCCTCAACTACGGGGGCCTCGGTCAGATCAACCTGGGGCGGACGCTCGAGTATTCGCCTTGGGCGGCGACCGGGTCCATGGAGATCGTGGCCGGAGTCTTCGACAAGGCGGCGACTCCCCACCTGGGTTTCACCAGTAGCGGCGGGACCTTCAACGGCGCTTCCAAGGCCTACTTCTCGTCGCTGTCGAGCCTGCTGACAGCGCTGGGCGAGTCCGACACGGCAAACAGCTCGCGCTTCCTGATAAAGGAGTACGCCTCGCCCTCTGCACCCGCGGGGGCCGGGACCAACTACTTCTACAACCTGCCGAGCGGCTCGACCCGGTACCGCAGCTTCCTGCTCGCCGTACGCGGCGGCTCGGAGATCGCCGGACGCTACCTCTCGGCGGAGGCCACCGTCAGCACGGACTCGACCACGAGCATCGCCGCCGGTACGTTCGAGACCGGGTATGTCGAGACGTACGCGTCGGGCATCCCGACCTGGCCCTTCGCGATCGCGATCGACTCGTCCGAGAATGTCTATGTCGGCGCCGGAACATACTTGCAGAAGTACGCCAGCGGGACGGTGGTGGCGACCTATGGCGGCGCGGCGTTCGGCTGGCTCGACTCCGCTTCCGGGTCGCCTCGCTTCGACGATATCAAGGGCCTGGCGCTCGACGGCTCCGGCAATGTCTTCGTGGGAGACTGCAACAACCATTCGATCCGGAAGGTGGCTTCAAACGCCGCCGTCACGACCGTAGCCGGGCTCGGGCCGACCGGCGCGGGGTGGAGCGACAGCGCCAGCGGCAGTCCGAAATTCAACTGTCCGCGAGGGCTGGCGCTGGATTCCGGCGGCAACCTGTACGTCGCTGACTCGCTAAACCACGCAATCCGGAAGATCTCCTCGAACGGCACGGTGACGACCCTCGCGGGTGGAGGCGTATCCGGGTATCAGGAAGACACCGGAACGCTGGCCAGGTTCAACACGCCGGTTTCCCTTGCCCTGTCGGCGGACGGGGGCACTCTCTATGTCGGCGACACGGTCAACCGACGGGTCCGCAAGATCAACACGGCGACGGGCGCGACGTCGCTGGTTGCCGGCACCGGTAACTGCTGCGCGGATGAGGGCCCCGACGGGTCCCAGGTCCCCCTGAATACGCCGGCCGGCCTGGCGCTTGGCTCGGACGGCTACCTCTACATGGCGGATCAAGGCCAGTGCGCCGTGCGCACCATCAATACCACGGCACCGCACGCGGTGCGGCGCATCGCGGGGCAATGGGGATCGTGCGGGCAAGTGGACGGATCCCCGCTCGCCACGTCGCGCTTCGGGGCCGCGACGGGTGTGGCCCTGTTTGCCGGCGCGGGCCTGCGGATCTATGTGACCGAAGAGACGAACAGGACGGTCCGCCGGATCAGATGAGCCACCGCTTGCGGGCTTTGCGTTGCTCTGCGCTGCTTTGCGCGTCGCTGCTCGGCGGGTGCTCGCCGGTGGCGGCAGTGTCCGTGATGCCCCGGGCAGGCGACGGCCCGCGCACGATGGACGTCGGAATTGGGGTCGACCTGGCCGGGAGCGACCGCGGCCTGCTGTACAACGGCCTGATCGGCGGCGCGCTGCAAAACGACATCGCCCACCTGGTGGTCGGGATCTTCGACTACGGCGCCACCACGGCGCCGTCCCTTGGCTATTACTACTGGGGCGACATCGGGTCCGTCACCATCTACCAGCTTACCGCCGCGTCGGCGGGCCTCAATGGCCGAGCGGCGTTCATCAACGCCGGCAACGCGCCGGTGGCCACCAAGATCGGCACGGTCAACTGCTCCGGCTGCGACTTCTCGAGCTTCAAGGAAGACTGGCGCCGGTACCTCTTCCGGGACTATCTCGCCGGTTCCGGCTGGGTGGATGGCGCGACGTCGGCGAAGTTCACCAACATCCCGGTGGCCGACGCGGGCGGCCTCCACAGGTACGTGGTCTTCGCGGCCGCCTACGACGACAATCGCACGGGCAGCAACTGGCTGTCGCCCTCCCTGCTCGGTTATGCGGAGGCCAAGGCATTCAGCGGTACGATCGAACTGCCCGGTTCGACCAGCAGCGACGTCGCGCTTGCCGCGCTCACGATCCACTTGAATGCTGGTTTGCTCCAGACGGGAAAGGCCCTGACGCAGGGCCCGGCCGTCACGCCCCTGGTGCCGGGTGCGGCCAATTCGGCGGCGACGGCGCAGGCAGCCGCCGTCCAGACCCTGATCACGCAGGGCGATCCGGTCGGCGTCGCCGTGGATCCTTCGGGCAACATCTGGAACAACGCGGGAAACGGCAACGTGGCGAAGCGCGATTCCAGCGGCAATCTCATCGAACTCTTCGGCACGGGCTCCGCGGGGTGGGTGGACTCGGCCGGCGGCGCGCCGAAGTTCTCCAGCGTGCGCGGCTTCGCTTTCGACTCCGCCGGAAACACCTATGTGGCGGATTGCGGCAACCACGCCATCCGGAAGATCGCCGCCGACTGCACGGTCACGACCTACGCCGGCGGCGGGCCGGCCGCGCCGGGATTGGTAGACGCCATCGGCGGCGGCGCCCGGTTCAACTGTCCGAGCGGCGTCGCCGTGGACGGCACCGGCAACGTCTGGGTAGCCGACAACGGGAACCACGCCATCCGCAAGATAGACGCCATCCGGTCCGTGACGACCCTCGCGGGCGACGGGACGGCGGGTGCCAACGAAGGAGCCGGAGCTCGCTTCAACTGGCCCACCGGCCTGGTCGTGACCTCCAGCGGCGCAAGCCTGTATGTCGTGGACAAGGGCAACCACAAGATCCGGAAAGTTTCGACCGCGACGGGTAACTCCGAACTCGTGGCCGGGACGTCCGGGCAGGCGGGGCACCTGGACGCCGCGTCCGGCGCCTCGGCCCTCTTCAACGAGCCTTGGGGCATCGCCGGGGACTCCAGCGGCTACCTCTACGTGACGGATTCGGCGGGCGGGTGCGCGGTCCGAAAGATCGCTCCGGGCGCCTCGCGGACCGTCACGACGATCGCCGGCACGGTCGGCTGCGGCGATGTCGACGGCGCGCCCATCGGGGCCGCGAAGTTCAGCTCGCCACGCGGCATCGCGCTCACCGGCTCGCTGGAACTCCTTGTCGCCGACTACGTCAACTGGAAGATCAAGAAGTTCAACCTGACCCACCTGTAGGACCCGGCCGCTCGGGGGAGAATACGGATGCCGGGCGGCGCGCGGTGTGACGCTGTAAAGGGAGCCCGTTTCCGAGGAGCGTGCGACCTTGCACTCGAAGGCCCGCTGGGTCATGTGGGCGGCGATCGCCGGGCTGGCGGCCTGCCGGCCGCCGGTGTTCGACCTCGCGGCCGGCGGGGGGCCGGCGACGGTTTCGGGACCGGCGGGACGCGCCCTCGCGACGGTCGGGGTCACGGGTAGAGTCGAACCGGCCGGCGGCTTCGGAATCCGGTACGCCTACGGCGAAGTGGCCAAGGTCGCGCTCGGTATCTTCGAACGATCGACCGACTCCAGCACCAATCCCCTCCTGGGCTACTTCTTCGCCGGAAACGACGCGGCGACGTCGTCGGTCACGCTCACCGCCACGCAATTCACCAATCTGCAGAGCGCTCTCGGTTCCGAAATCGCTGTCGGAAGCGCCGACAAGACCGCCCTTCGGCGGTACGTGATGCGGACGTTCACGGCCCCGCTTCCGACCTCGATGAGCACGTCGTTCAGCAACTTCCCCGTCGCCACCGACTCGGCGCCGGTACACGCCTACAACGTCTTCCTGGCGGCGTTCGACTCGTACGGGAAACTGATCGGCTACAAGGAAGCCGATCTCACTTACAGCATCCTGTCGCTGGCGGCTCCCGGCGTGACGCTGACGGCGCCGCTCAACTGGGGTGGCCTGGGCACCATCGAGGTGACGCGGGTCATGACCTATGCCGCCTTCGACCCGCGGGAATCCGTCCGGATCGTGGCGGGGATGTTCGACAAGAGCACCCAGCCGCAACTGGGTTTCATCGGTGGCGACACCTCGTTCGACGGGTCGGGGAAGTCCTGGTTCCCGGCGCTCAAGGCGTTTCTCCAGAGCGCGGGCTTCTCGGATCTCGACAACAACCGGCGCTACCTGATACGCGAGTGTCCCGAGGGGACGGGCCCCACCGGCACGACCGCCGCCAACTTCACCAACCTCCCGGCCGGTGCGAGCCGTTACCACCCGTTCCTGCTTGCCGTACGCAATGGCACGGTGAACGCGGGAAACATCGTGACCGGAGCGGCCCTGTCGGTCACGTCCGCCGCGACGACGAGCACGGTCGTGCCCTTCCAGACGGGGCGCGTCGAGACCCTCGCGGTCAACGAGCAGAACCCTTGCGGGATCACCGTCGACGCCGCGGGGACGATCTACATCGCCGAAACCGACGCGCACAAGATTCTCCGCCTCTCGGCCACCGAATACGTGACCCACGCCGGGTCCGGCACTTCCGGACTGGCGAATGGCGCGGCCGCGCAGGCCCAGTTCACGTTTCCTCGCGGCCTCGACGTGGACGCCGCCGGCAACGTCTTCGTGGCCGATCCCGGCAACCATGCCATCCGCAAGATCGCCGCCGACGGCACGGTGTCGACGTTCGCGGGCGGCAACGGGGCGGGCTTCGCCGACTCGGCAAGCGGATCGCCCCAGTTCGACGCGCCGTACGACGTCGCGGTGGACGCGGCGGGCACGGTGTACGTGGCGGATTCGGGGAACAACGCCATCCGGAAGATCACGGCCCAGGGCACGGTATCCACCCTGGCCGGCGCGGGCCGGCAGACGCCGGGATACCGGGAGGGAACCGGAACCGCGGCCTGGTTCCTCTTTCCCAACGCCCTGGCGCTCAACCCCGCGGGCACCGCCGTTTTCGTCGCGGATACCGACAACGACAAGATCCGCAAGGTGCTGGTCACGACCGGGGAGACCTCGCTCGTCGCGGGAGGCTCGCGGGGTCATCTCGATGCCGCGGACGGTACGCAGGCCCTCCTCAACCTTCCAACGGGAATCGCGGTAGACGCGGCCGGTGCGATGTACGTGACACAGAGCAACCATGTGGTCCGGCGGATCGCGGCGGCCGCCCCTCACGCGGTGGTCACGATCGCCGGCGTCGCGGGAGGTTCGGGAGGCTCGGACGGGTTCACGACGGTGGCCAGGTTCAGTTCCCCGGCCGCGATCGCGGTGGATCCGGTGGCGAGCCCCAGTGCGTACGTGGCCGACACCGCCAACGGCTGGATCCGGAAAATCCGGTGATTCTCAGGTCGAGTGCGAAAGGGGATGCCGGAATTGACGCGCATGTGACGAAACGCACATCGAACACGTGCCCGATGTGTAATCGGCTGGACGCTCGCTGGGTATAGTGCAAGTGACGCGGTGGATTCCTCGGAGACTCACGACTCCGGGATCCCGAGAGGGGGTTCCCACGATGACCAAGGTTAGCAAGCTCGTAGGGGCTGGCACGCTCCTGGCGACGGCGGCGGGGTGCAACCTGTTACCCCCCGAACTCCAGCCACCGACCACGAGGGTCAATGCGAAGCCGCCCCAGGTCGAGGAGCTGGCCGACATGATGAACCTCGAGGTCGCGGTGCGGCTGCGCATGCCGGGTGACGACCGGTCGGTCCTGTTCAACGGCCTGGTCGCAGGCGCGCTCCAGAACGACATCACCTACCTGCTCGTCGGCGTCTTCGACTACGGCTCCACCACCGCCCCGTCGTTCGGCTACATCTACAACGGCGCGGTCGGATCGGCCGTCGCGGCCGCCCTGACGGCAGCCAACACCGCGGCCGGCGCGACTTACGCGTTCATGTCCGGCACGACCGGCGGCTCCATCAAGTCCAAGATCGGCACGACCGCCGCCTGCTCGGGCTGCAATTTCGCGTCGGTTCCCGAGACGAATGCCAACGACAAGCCACGCCGCTACCTGGTCCGCAACTACGGGATAGGTACCGGCTGGTCCTCGGGTTCGACGCTGGCGAAGTTCACCAACATCCCGCTCGCCGACGCCGCGGGCATTCACAAGTACGTGGTCTTCGCGGCCGCCTACGACAACCATTCGCCTAGCGGCACGCTGACCCCGCAGTTGCTCGGCTATGCCGAGGTGAAGGCCAACAACGGCAGCGAGCAGCCGGCGGTCAACAACGCCGACGTCCCGATGACCGGGGCGTTGCAATTGGACCTCAAGCTCAACGAGGGTCTGCTCGCGGCCACCAAGGCCATGACGCAAGCGCCTTCGCTGAGCGTCTACGTGCCGATCGCCGGAGATTAGGCCGCCGTCGGCACGACCCCTTCTGGCCCCGCTCCCCGGAGCGGGGCTTCCTGCTCGCGCCGGTCAAGCCGGCCAGCCAGGCGCGTCGCTCTCATGGCGCCGCCCACGTGACTCCGCCCCGGCATAGCGGCCGACACAGAGGCCGGCCCCACCCGCGGCATCGGTGGCGCAGGCCTCCGTGCCTGCGGTAGCGAGGCGCTAGGCCG
The sequence above is a segment of the Candidatus Tanganyikabacteria bacterium genome. Coding sequences within it:
- a CDS encoding SMP-30/gluconolactonase/LRE family protein; the encoded protein is MHSKARWVMWAAIAGLAACRPPVFDLAAGGGPATVSGPAGRALATVGVTGRVEPAGGFGIRYAYGEVAKVALGIFERSTDSSTNPLLGYFFAGNDAATSSVTLTATQFTNLQSALGSEIAVGSADKTALRRYVMRTFTAPLPTSMSTSFSNFPVATDSAPVHAYNVFLAAFDSYGKLIGYKEADLTYSILSLAAPGVTLTAPLNWGGLGTIEVTRVMTYAAFDPRESVRIVAGMFDKSTQPQLGFIGGDTSFDGSGKSWFPALKAFLQSAGFSDLDNNRRYLIRECPEGTGPTGTTAANFTNLPAGASRYHPFLLAVRNGTVNAGNIVTGAALSVTSAATTSTVVPFQTGRVETLAVNEQNPCGITVDAAGTIYIAETDAHKILRLSATEYVTHAGSGTSGLANGAAAQAQFTFPRGLDVDAAGNVFVADPGNHAIRKIAADGTVSTFAGGNGAGFADSASGSPQFDAPYDVAVDAAGTVYVADSGNNAIRKITAQGTVSTLAGAGRQTPGYREGTGTAAWFLFPNALALNPAGTAVFVADTDNDKIRKVLVTTGETSLVAGGSRGHLDAADGTQALLNLPTGIAVDAAGAMYVTQSNHVVRRIAAAAPHAVVTIAGVAGGSGGSDGFTTVARFSSPAAIAVDPVASPSAYVADTANGWIRKIR